GGTTTGGGTAGCTAGCAATATGATAAAACCATTTGAAATTAAAGAAATCAAACATGAAGGAAAATTCGAATTTTCGATGATGGTTTACACTGCTATTATGGTACCAATGACAGGTTTTTTGACTGGCGTACTTTCCTCATTAGTTATTTACCTTGTGGTAAAATATGCTTTCAAAAAAAATTGAAAAGAAAAAAATTAGTCAGTAACAATAAAGCGGCCATCAAGATTACCTTGCAAATACTTCCCAAAAAATTCCACCGTAATTATTGATGCATCTAAAACCAGTTACATCGATTATGATGTTCTTGAATTAATCAGAGATTACCAGAATTCGCAGGCCACCTTAAATGGAATAAATCTCCAGCTATTCGGATTTAAGGAAAGGTACAAGTTAAAAAATGATGGAAATATTATTGTTGAACATTTATCTGATGCCAATGCAACTCCCAATAAAGTGAAAAAACTGAGTTCAAAAAAAGCCTTAGAAATTTTATCTAAAGCAAAAAAACAAGATTAAAATTTATAAACAAAAAAGATATGCGAGCACACACTGCTCTTTCGCAGCAATCAACTACTCCGCAGATTGCACTTTATTACTTAAAGAAGGCAATGAACGATTTACAAAAAACCTAAAAGTGAACCACGACATGCTTCAGCAAACTAACGAAACCCGGGATGGGCAATGGCCACTTGCTGCAATTATCAGTTGCATGGATAGCCGCACTTCTGCCGAACTGATTTTTGATCGGGGTTTGGGAGACTTATTTAGTATTCGCATTGCCGGAAATATCATTAACGATGCTATTCTTGGTAGTGTAGAGTTTGCAACCGCAGTAGTTGGGTCAAAACTAATTCTTGTATTGGGGCATATATCAAGCGGGGCTATAAAAGGCGCACAAGGCAATGTGCAACTTGGTAATCTGAGCGGGTTGCTCGAACGCATAAAACCAGCCATCGAACGAAGCAAACAATAAATCAGCGGGCTTACTAATTTTTTAGATGATGATATTTATGCGTATTCCAATGTAAAACACAGCATGGAAGCGTTGGTTATATCAAGCACCATTATCCGCCAAAAACTGCATGAAGGAGCTATAGGAATTGCCGGAGCGGCATATAGAGTTAAGTCAGGTAGCGTTGACTTTTTTACCGCGGCCTTTGATGCAAATACATTATTTAGTGCTCCTGGCGTGATATCGTAATTAAAAAAATAAAGATTTGATTGGTTTAACCGGCAAGACCATAAGTACTTGCCGGTTTTTTTTGATATTAAAAGCCTGCAATTACCTATGGTATAGAAAGTTTTTTGCAAAGCATTTAGGCTTTTACATGTCAAAAGCCATACCTTAGCCGACACTTATGCAAAACACAGAGCAAAGCGAAAAATATGCTGCGCGAGGAGTATCGGCAGGCAAGGAAGATGTACATGCCGCTATAGTCAATACCGATAAAGGACTTTTTCCAAAGGCTTTTTGCAAAATATTTCCTGATTTTTTAGCTAACGACCCAAGCATGTGCACCATCATGCATGCAGATGGTGCAGGCACGAAATCGTCATTAGCCTATGCATACTATAAGCTAACGAATGACATTTCGGTTTGGAAAGGAATTGCGCAGGACGCATTGGTTATGAATACCGATGACCTCATGTGTGCCGGTGCCATAGATGATATTTTATACAGCAGCACCATTGGGCGCAACAAACACCTGGTGGGTGGTGAGATCATAAAATCAATTATTGAAGGTACCGAACAGTTGATAAACGAACTGGGAAAATTTGGAATAAAAATATATACCACCGGAGGCGAAACAGCCGATGTAGGCGATCTTGTGCGTACCATCATTGTTGATACTACGGTAGCATGCCGATTGCAACGCAATCGGGTTATTGACAATGCCAAAATTAGCCCCGGTGATGTTATTGTTGCTTTTGCATCTTACGGTGAAGCCACTTATGAAAGCGGGTATAATGGTGGCATGGGTAGCAATGGTCTTACCAGCGCGCGGCACGATGTATTTGATAAATCAATAGCCGAACATTTTCCCGAAACCTACGACTCCGCGCTTCCTGAACACTTAGTATACTGTGGCCGTTACAAACTAACGGATGAAATTCGTGTCGATAAAAATAACCCCACAGTTTACATTGTGAATAGAGGCAACCAATTGCTGTATCAATCAAAAGAAAAGGTTGGAGATGATTACTACACAACCACCATGGGTAAGCTAGTGCTATCACCTACACGAACCTACTTGCCATTGGTAAAGGATATTTTCCTTTCGCATCATGCAGATATACATGGCATGATACATTGCAGTGGTGGCGGTCAAACCAAAGTTTTGCATTTTATTGACCAACTGGAAGTTGTAAAGAATAATTTGTTGCCGGTACCTCCCCTGTTTGATATAATACAACATAGCTCGGGCAGTGAGTTGAGCGAAATGTTTAAGGTGTTTAATATGGGTCATCGGCTCGAAATCTATACCCACAAGCAAGCAGCTGAAAGCATGATTGAAATTGCCCGAAGGTATAACATCCCCGCCCAAATAATTGGATATTGCAAACCCGCTGCCGGCAAACAGGTTAGCATTCACTACCAGGACCATGTATTTAATTACACCTCATAAAAGCACGCAATTATGACCATCGCATTATACGGCAGGCAACAAAACACAAGCAATATTGAATTTATCGAATTCCTGATAAATGCATTAAAAGCTGTTGGATGCGATTTATTATTTTTTGATAATTTTTTGCATTTCTACAACCGACATGCTGCCAAAAAGATTGATGCTCCACAATTTACCTCAAACGATGAATTGAAAAATAAAGCTGATTTTTTGTTTAGTATAGGAGGTGATGGTACCATACTCGACACCATTACCATGGTGCAGGACTCCGGCATGCCTGTACTTGGCATAAACAC
This region of Bacteroidota bacterium genomic DNA includes:
- a CDS encoding phosphoribosylformylglycinamidine cyclo-ligase, with translation MQNTEQSEKYAARGVSAGKEDVHAAIVNTDKGLFPKAFCKIFPDFLANDPSMCTIMHADGAGTKSSLAYAYYKLTNDISVWKGIAQDALVMNTDDLMCAGAIDDILYSSTIGRNKHLVGGEIIKSIIEGTEQLINELGKFGIKIYTTGGETADVGDLVRTIIVDTTVACRLQRNRVIDNAKISPGDVIVAFASYGEATYESGYNGGMGSNGLTSARHDVFDKSIAEHFPETYDSALPEHLVYCGRYKLTDEIRVDKNNPTVYIVNRGNQLLYQSKEKVGDDYYTTTMGKLVLSPTRTYLPLVKDIFLSHHADIHGMIHCSGGGQTKVLHFIDQLEVVKNNLLPVPPLFDIIQHSSGSELSEMFKVFNMGHRLEIYTHKQAAESMIEIARRYNIPAQIIGYCKPAAGKQVSIHYQDHVFNYTS